In Nitrospira sp., the following are encoded in one genomic region:
- a CDS encoding sel1 repeat family protein: MSARVAQQPQHSPALTRLRNRPSLSLTERLSTNQSKGSSMNLRYLLLVSTLVGACVCPSLVLADESQEVKTYRAQCDRGELAGCVNLGWMYDNGNGVKQDSIHAVELFRKACDGGDTKGCFNLGWMYDEGNGVKLDPGHAVEFFRKACDGGHAKGCTKMGYMSEKGAGVRHSDTDALNYFAKACELKYEGGCEEYARMKKTR, translated from the coding sequence ATGTCTGCGCGCGTCGCGCAGCAGCCCCAACACAGCCCCGCCTTGACACGTCTACGCAATCGGCCTAGCCTATCGCTTACCGAACGGTTATCCACCAATCAGAGCAAAGGGTCGTCGATGAATCTTCGTTATCTGCTTCTTGTCAGCACGTTAGTGGGGGCATGTGTGTGTCCCAGTCTCGTGTTGGCAGACGAGTCTCAGGAAGTCAAAACATACAGAGCGCAATGCGACCGAGGCGAGTTGGCAGGGTGTGTCAATCTGGGTTGGATGTATGACAACGGCAACGGCGTCAAGCAAGACTCGATTCACGCGGTCGAGTTGTTTCGTAAAGCGTGTGATGGGGGGGATACGAAAGGGTGTTTCAATTTAGGGTGGATGTATGACGAAGGCAACGGCGTCAAACTAGACCCGGGTCATGCGGTCGAGTTCTTTCGCAAAGCGTGTGACGGGGGGCATGCGAAAGGATGTACCAAAATGGGTTATATGTCTGAAAAAGGTGCTGGCGTCAGGCACAGCGACACCGACGCCCTGAACTATTTCGCGAAAGCGTGCGAGTTGAAGTATGAGGGAGGGTGCGAGGAGTACGC